In Tenebrio molitor chromosome 6, icTenMoli1.1, whole genome shotgun sequence, one genomic interval encodes:
- the LOC138132831 gene encoding serine-rich adhesin for platelets-like isoform X4: MKLQIGILLLQVLFQIYIIQSRELRNCNTTNSICNKNLQFPHRTNVTDASAVLNHLLKCPLELPCKINQTKDLKKCDNTNGNCNGKQQFLKTIVYKKIRPVIDQRQKCAPGLPCNANETKKVNNCNAVDGNCNGLYPIHKGENEVHLNKCNSCNVRNVIKFCTEKIFRTRMCLTGLQEKDRNKYIFISRSINCKRYDKCISQYLRKGYRQKQYRCPFRYDLKTPGNCCSQQVCNSTSQRSNIEALTSNFEIFNISTETSQTVEVSIAVSSTQLRDSTISRTPSSDGSTISTPFSETLGVKTSSASEYGALKEILSTSTTTSQADDVNSSNGIVSTTPLSFSIFDEVTATAVETTSSNKYSSSIITNEKSSATSMIENAGLNPTASIDSTTSSVKMSAQTVESTTTKPSFANEVIIPDESVSAIIDKLILTNQENTTQATSSVESVTPSQRDFSLGSKSESFMISGVTETSTTSTLASSTWIGRSTTDRNLSSDSSTTSAPSSSIVDVKTSSVPEFTALNKRISWSTTISQEGEINSTNEVPSTASSVTNNRTVTQISGFTKKSSSPIRLTSGYTSLSTLTEVITEEIIATAETSSSTRYSTPIIINETSPLIENTTLNPTAPTIVTASSTKFSAPIDETRNATQSLTPNDFVDMNRNFSISVGNLVKGSNTIESVTPSKVHSALVTNSESPSVNTKANTPKTVKFSTAVSSAHTGYSTTSKSSDTSTTSTSFGETLSALDESTLSSITTSDFVEVNSTNGIPSITPSTTGEGIVTEISVSTKKSSSKTGLISEPMFSSTQRDKVTTVNSTVAVETSSVHKNSFPTTNKEASSTSMISQTENITLNFTVPFNLRSTSTKASVSIGGSISTEPSVSNGLQSPSGTRSTSKSTLTPTITDEVEPLLSTDVVETLTNNEYSVSTINNETSSTSTPLNFTAPIIFTPSSPTISSTTQESISTENKIVSSPTIYLISTEYNSTAERPNETSSLITRSTQIADSTTTEMLRNSKSSTNSAPFGTTLVAETPKISESAVVTETISSSITASEMNEVNSTDAIPSITQSTIGEEIFTEISDFTKKSSSTIGLISETMFSSTPRDKVTTVNSTVAVETSIGHKNSFPTTNKEESSTSMISKTENITLNFTVPFNLGSTSTKASVSIGGSTSTEPSDSNGFQSPSGTRSTSKSTLTPTITDEVEPLASTDVVETSTINEYSVSTIINETSSTSTLLNFTAPIIFTTSSPTISSMTQESISTENNVSSPTVNLISTEYNSTTERPNETSLLITSSTQIADSTTTETLRSSKSSTNSAPFSTTLVAETPKMSESTVVTETIASSTTASEMNEVNSTDAIPWITQSTIGEEIFTEESDFTKKSSNTIGYETMFSSTPRDKVTTVNSTVAIETSSVNKNSFSTTNKEASSTSMISEMENITLNFTVPIILSSTSTEVSVAIGGSISTEPTVSNDPQSSSGTRSKSESTLTATITDEVEPLLSTDVVETLTNNEYSVSTINNETSSTSTPLNFTAPITFTSSSPTISSTTQESISTENKIVSSPTINLISTEYNSIMEQPNETSLVITSSTQITDRTTTETLRRSKSSTNSAPFSTTLVAETPKISESTVVTESISSSITASEMNEVNSTDEIPSITPSTTGEKSVTKISGFTKKSSSTIGLISEPIFSSIPLDKVTTVESTVTAETSSVHKNNFPTNNKESSSTSTISKIENITLNFTVPFNLNSTSTNATVSIGGSISTEPSVSNDLQSSSQTGSTGESTLIPTVIDELEPLASSDVVETSTNNEYSVSTISNETSSTSIPLNFTAPIIFTSSSPTISSTTQENIFTENKFVSLPPANLIPTEYNSTTERPNETSLVVTSSTEIGNSATTKTLKSLKSSANSAPLSTTLVAERPKMSESTVVTETISSSIIASEMNEVNSTDTIPSITQSTIGEEIFTEVSDSTKKSSSKTGLISEPMFSSTPRDKVTTVYSTAAVETSTVHKNRFPATNKEASYTSMIFKMENITLNFTMPINLSSTSTEASVSIGGSISTEPSVSNGLQSSSGTRSTSESTLTPTITDEVELLASTDVVEASTINEYGVSTINNETSSTSTSLNFTAPIIFTSSLPTISSTTQESISTENKIVSSPTINLILTEYNATTEQPNETSLLVTSSTQIADSTTTETLRSSKSSTNSAPFSTTLVAETPKISESAVVIETILSAITPSKMNEVNRTDEIPSITPSTTGEEIVTEISVSTKKSSTKTGLISEPMFSSTPRDKVTTVNSTVAVETSSVHKNSFPTTNKEASFTSMVSNMENITQHFTVPTNLSSTSTEASVAIGGSTSTEPSVSKDLQSSSGTRSTSEATFTPTITDEVEPLISTDVVETSTNNEFSVSTINNETSLTSTPLNFTAPIIFTSSSPTISSTMQESIPTENKIVSSPPTNLISTEYNSTTERLNETSLLITSSMQIADSATAETLRISKRSTISTQFSITLEAETPKIFESTVVTETISSSITPSKMNEVNSTDAIPSIAPSTTGEEIVTEIEDFTKNSSSTIGLTSETKFSSTPLDESTVAVETSSVHENSFPTIIKEASSTSTIYIVENTTQNFTVPINLSSISKKTSVPIDESIVTEPTVSNDLTPLQVGLTLTANSEPSSVSSARETSNTLKFSTVVSSTEIEESTTTSNTLSLDTSTVLTSLGETLMTERSNISELTISNDSISPSIITIDLEEVNSTSETHLTTLSSTRQRTATETSSMNNSNDGLPDMLRTTESFPTIFLKESSSGSTLFSMITDEVEPLVSTIVAETSTIKEYRVPIINNGTATISSTTQENIPTDLISTEYISTTEQPNETSLLVTSSTQIADSATIEILRSTNKSTTSAPFSTTLVAETPKISESDVVTETNSSSIAASALTSTIGLTREPIFSLAPLDKVTTAESTVVETSSVHESNISTTNNETYFISTRSTVENIALNSSTSIIFTSAITDKSIVTEAPIVNDVTDEQDTTGISITVESVTPTKTDLSLSSQSEVNSTASEMSKTALLTETSSVSEFSISSDVISSLVTASTSPEESSAEETIFSPKLTEEVKTVESITITNKSTSSSDLITRTSTFISETSNTNTDVTTKMSNTPPNNQDKIASLQRATKTTIDGSTNVVSNTFHENGSVVSEPTQVSPPVFQCPGVGQYPDLSDCRKFHLCKNIISVVIDVKKMCPKGSLYDPQKKQCTTRQVQCACKHILSCDKAGTFEHPNDCNKYYTCVWSSKQDRYTAKEYRCPSRHKFNIKRKLCVPSKTCGSPKTTNSIVPSNSVGDIISNIFGLVSSQGAISQNKQKNFFAILNNVAINIISNSSVLAAPCTRDCRDKNSASLAFKCPDIGKHPDSSDCGKFYLCKNSPSGMIDVKRSCRNGTFYDAYKRKCTTTRIQCPWRDQLICNEEGTFAHPTKCNEYYKCVRSGSNGYQPKQYRCPSSYKFSDKAKLCLLSKTCQSLPKIFTSTNPTNEVLGSSEISSEYVPI; the protein is encoded by the exons ATGAAACTACAAATCGGAATACTGTTACTTCAAGTA CTATTTCAGATTTATATAATTCAATCGCGGGAATTAAGAAATTGCAACACGACAAATAGTATCTGTAACAAAAACCTACAATTTCCTCATCGTACAAACGTTACAGATGCCTCTGCGGTATTAAACCACCTTTTGAAGTGCCCCCTTGAATTGCCTTGCAAGATAAATCAAACGAAGGACTTAAAAAAATGCGACAATACAAATGGTAACTGCAATGGAAAACAacagtttttaaaaactatagtatataaaaaaataagaccAGTAATAGACCAACGACAAAAATGTGCTCCTGGATTGCCTTGCAACGCTAATGAAACCAAGAAAGTCAATAATTGTAACGCTGTAGATGGTAACTGCAATGGACTCTACCCTATTCACAAGGGGGAGAATGAAgtgcatttaaataaatgtaatagTTGTAACGTAAGGAATGTCATAAAGTTCTGCacagaaaaaatttttcgcaCTAGGATGTGTTTAACAGGTTTACAAGAAAAGGATcgtaataaatatattttcatttcacgctcaataaattgtaaaagatACGACAAATGCATTTCGCAATATCTTCGTAAAGGGTATAGACAAAAACAGTATAGGTGCCCTTTTAGATACGATTTGAAAACACCTGGAAATTGCTGCAGTCAACAAGTTTGTAATTCAACCAGTCAAAGATCAAATATAGAAGCGTTGacttcaaattttgaaattttcaacatcagCACTGAAACATCGCAAACAGTTGAAGTTAGCATAGCTGTTAGTTCAACACAGCTTAGAGACAGCACTATTAGTAGAACGCCAAGTTCAGACGGTTCTACAATTTCAACACCATTTAGTGAAACTTTAGGGGTCAAAACATCAAGCGCATCCGAATATGGTGCATTAAAGGAAATCCTTTCGACGTCTACTACTACTTCACAGGCGGATGACGTCAACAGTTCCAACGGAATTGTTTCCACTACGCCATTGTCCTTTTCAATATTTGATGAAGTAACAGCAACTGCGGTGGAAACGACAAGCAGTAAtaaatatagttcttcaaTTATTACCAACGAAAAGTCTTCCGCGACTTCCATGATCGAAAACGCTGGACTAAATCCTACTGCGTCCATCGATTCTACCACATCATCAGTTAAAATGTCAGCTCAAACAGTTGAAAGCACTACCACTAAACCGTCATTTGCAAACGAAGTTATAATTCCCGACGAATCTGTTTCTGCTATAATTGACAAGTTGATATTGACAAATCAGGAAAATACAACACAAGCAACAAGCTCAGTCGAATCGGTTACACCATCACAACGCGACTTCTCATTGGGTTCTAAGTCTGAATCTTTTATGATCAGCGGTGTCACAGAAACATCAACCACTAGCACATTAGCCAGTTCCACATGGATTGGAAGGAGTACTACTGACAGAAATTTAAGTTCAGACAGTTCTACAACTTCAGCGCCGTCCAGTTCAATAGTAGATGTGAAAACATCAAGCGTACCCGAATTTACAGCTTTAAACAAAAGAATTTCATGGTCTACTACTATTTCACAAGAAGGTGAAATCAATAGTACCAATGAAGTTCCTTCGACTGCGTCATCTGTGACGAACAATAGAACTGTTACACAAATATCAG GttttacgaaaaaatcatcaagTCCGATTCGATTAACAAGTGGGTATACATCTCTCTCCACGTTAACTGAAGTAATAACAGAAGAAATCATAGCTACCGCTGAAACGTCCAGCAGTACTAGATATAGTACCCCAATCATTATCAATGAAACGTCTCCCTTGATTGAAAACACTACCCTAAATCCTACTGCACCAACAATTGTTACAGCGTCATCAACTAAATTTTCAGCTCCAATAGATGAAACCCGCAATGCTACCCAATCTTTAACCCCAAACGATTTTGTGGACATGAATAGgaatttttctatttcggtTGGCAATTTGGTAAAAGGATCAAACACAATCGAATCGGTTACACCGTCAAAAGTCCATTCGGCTCTGGTCACAAATTCTGAATCTCCCAGTGTCAATACTAAGGCAAATACTCCAAAGACAGTTAAATTTAGCACAGCCGTAAGTTCGGCACATACCGGATACAGCACTACGAGCAAAAGTTCAGATACCTCTACAACGTCAACATCATTCGGCGAAACTTTAAGTGCATTGGACGAAAGCACTTTGTCGTCGATTACAACTTCAGATTTTGTCGAAGTAAACAGTACTAATGGAATTCCCTCTATTACGCCATCCACGACCGGCGAAGGAATTGTTACAGAAATAtcag ttTCCACAAAAAAATCGTCAAGTAAGACCGGATTAATAAGTGAACCTATGTTTTCATCAACGCAGCGTGATAAAGTAACAACCGTAAATTCAACAGTTGCCGTTGAAACATCAAGCGTCCATAAAAACAGTTTTCCAACCACTAACAAAGAAGCATCTTCCACTTCCATGATTTCTCAGACGgaaaatataaccctaaaTTTCACCGTGCCTTTTAATTTAAGATCAACATCAACCAAAGCCTCTGTTTCAATAGGTGGAAGCATTTCCACCGAACCGTCCGTGTCAAATGGTCTTCAATCACCAAGTGGAACTAGATCAACAAGCAAATCCACACTTACCCCAACAATTACTGATGAAGTAGAGCCGCTACTTTCAACAGATGTTGTTGAAACGTTAACCAATAATGAATATAGTGTTTCGACTATCAATAACGAAACATCTTCAACTTCGACCCCACTAAATTTTACCGCACCCATCATTTTTACCCCATCATCACCTACAATTTCATCTACGACGCAAGAAAGCATTTCCACGgagaataaaattgtttcatcaCCTACTATCTATTTGATTTCGACTGAATACAACTCGACTGCGGAACGACCAAACGAGACGTCTTCGCTAATTACTAGGTCAACGCAAATTGCAGACAGCACTACAACCGAAATGTTAAGAAATTCAAAGAGCTCAACAAATTCAGCACCATTCGGCACAACATTAGTGGCTGAAACGCCAAAAATATCCGAATCTGCTGTTGTGACGGAAACCATTTCATCTTCGATCACAGCTTCAGAGATGAATGAAGTAAACAGTACCGACGCAATTCCCTCCATTACGCAATCTACGATTGGTgaagaaatttttacagaaatatcag atttcacaaaaaaatcgtCAAGTACGATCGGATTAATAAGTGAAACAATGTTTTCATCAACGCCGCGTGATAAAGTGACAACCGTAAATTCAACAGTTGCCGTTGAAACATCAATCGGCCATAAAAACAGTTTTCCAACCACTAACAAAGAAGAATCCTCCACTTCCATGATTTCTAAGACGGAAAATATTACTCTAAATTTCACCGTGCCTTTTAATTTGGGCTCAACATCAACCAAAGCCTCTGTTTCAATAGGTGGAAGCACTTCCACCGAACCGTCCGATTCAAATGGTTTTCAATCACCAAGTGGAACTAGATCAACAAGCAAATCCACACTTACCCCAACAATTACCGATGAAGTAGAGCCTCTAGCTTCAACAGACGTCGTTGAAACGTCAACCATTAACGAATATAGTGTTTCGACTATCATTAACGAAACATCTTCAACTTCGACCCTACTAAATTTCACTGCACCCATCATTTTTACCACATCATCACCTACAATCTCATCTATGACGCAAGAAAGCATTTCCACGGAGAATAATGTTTCCTCACCTACTGTCAATTTGATTTCGACTGAATACAACTCGACCACGGAACGACCAAACGAGACGTCTTTGTTAATTACCAGTTCAACGCAAATTGCAGACAGCACTACAACCGAAACGTTAAGAAGTTCAAAGAGCTCAACAAATTCAGCACCATTCAGCACAACATTAGTGGCTGAAACGCCAAAAATGTCCGAATCTACTGTTGTGACTGAAACCATTGCATCTTCGACCACAGCTTCAGAGATGAATGAAGTAAACAGTACCGACGCAATTCCCTGGATTACGCAATCTACGATTGGCgaagaaatttttacagaagaatcag atttcacaaaaaaatcgtCAAATACGATCGGATATGAAACAATGTTTTCATCAACGCCACGTGATAAAGTAACAACCGTAAATTCAACAGTTGCCATTGAAACATCAAGCGTcaataaaaatagtttttcaACCACTAACAAAGAAGCATCCTCCACTTCCATGATTTCTGAGATGGAAAATATTACCCTAAATTTCACAGTGCCTATTATTTTAAGCTCAACATCAACTGAAGTCTCAGTTGCAATAGGTGGAAGCATTTCCACCGAACCGACAGTTTCAAATGATCCTCAATCATCAAGTGGAACTAGATCAAAAAGCGAATCTACACTCACCGCAACAATAACTGATGAAGTAGAGCCGCTACTTTCAACAGATGTTGTTGAAACGTTAACCAATAATGAATATAGTGTTTCAACTATCAATAACGAAACATCTTCAACTTCGACCCCACTAAATTTTACTGCACCCATCACTTTTACCTCATCATCACCTACAATCTCATCTACGACGCAAGAAAGCATTTCCACGgagaataaaattgtttcatcaCCTACTATCAATTTGATTTCGACTGAATACAACTCGATCATGGAACAACCAAACGAGACGTCTTTGGTAATTACTAGTTCAACGCAAATTACAGACAGAACTACAACCGAAACGTTAAGAAGGTCAAAGAGCTCAACAAATTCAGCACCATTCAGCACAACATTAGTGGCTGAAACGCCAAAAATATCCGAATCTACTGTTGTGACTGAAAGCATTTCATCTTCGATCACAGCTTCAGAGATGAATGAAGTAAACAGCACCGACGAAATTCCCTCTATTACACCATCCACGACCGGCGAGAAAAGCGTCACAAAAATATCAG gttttacaaaaaaatcgtCAAGCACGATCGGACTAATAAGTGAACCTATTTTTTCATCAATACCGCTGGATAAAGTAACAACTGTAGAATCAACAGTTACCGCTGAAACATCAAGCGtccataaaaacaattttccaaCCAATAACAAAGAATCATCCTCCACTTCCACAATTTCTAAGATAGAAAATATTACCCTAAATTTCACCGTGCCTTTTAATTTAAACTCAACATCAACCAACGCCACTGTTTCAATAGGTGGAAGCATTTCCACCGAACCGTCCGTTTCAAATGATCTTCAATCATCAAGTCAAACTGGATCAACAGGCGAATCCACACTCATCCCAACAGTAATTGATGAACTAGAACCTCTAGCTTCATCAGACGTCGTTGAAACGTCAACCAACAATGAATATAGTGTTTCGACTATCAGTAACGAAACATCTTCAACTTCGATCCCACTAAATTTCACTGCACCCATCATTTTTACCTCATCATCTCCTACAATTTCATCTACGACgcaagaaaacattttcacgGAGAATAAATTTGTTTCGCTACCTCCTGCCAATTTAATTCCGACAGAATACAACTCGACCACGGAACGACCAAACGAGACGTCTTTGGTAGTTACTAGTTCAACGGAGATTGGAAACAGCGCCACAACCAAAACGTTAAAAAGTTTAAAGAGCTCAGCAAATTCAGCACCATTGAGCACAACATTAGTGGCTGAAAGGCCAAAAATGTCCGAATCTACTGTGGTTACTGAAACCATTTCATCTTCGATCATAGCTTCAGAGATGAATGAAGTAAACAGTACCGACACAATTCCCTCCATTACGCAATCCACGATTGGCgaagaaatttttacagaagtatcag atTCCACAAAAAAATCGTCAAGTAAGACCGGATTAATAAGTGAACCTATGTTTTCATCGACGCCGCGTGATAAAGTAACAACCGTATATTCAACAGCTGCCGTTGAGACATCAACCGTCCATAAAAACCGTTTTCCAGCCACTAACAAGGAAGCATCCTACACTTCCATGATTTTTAAGATGGAAAATATTACCCTAAATTTCACCATGCCTATTAATTTAAGCTCAACATCAACGGAAGCCTCAGTTTCAATAGGTGGAAGCATTTCCACCGAACCGTCAGTTTCAAATGGTCTTCAATCATCAAGTGGAACTAGATCAACAAGCGAATCCACACTTACCCCAACCATTACTGATGAAGTAGAGCTTCTAGCTTCAACAGACGTCGTTGAAGCGTCAACCATTAATGAATATGGTGTTTCAACTATCAATAACGAAACATCTTCAACTTCGACCTCACTAAATTTTACTGCACCCATCATTTTTACCTCATCATTACCTACAATCTCATCTACGACTCAAGAAAGCATTTCCACGgagaataaaattgtttcatcaCCTACTATCAATTTGATTTTGACTGAATACAACGCGACTACGGAACAACCAAACGAGACGTCTTTGTTAGTTACCAGTTCAACGCAAATTGCAGACAGCACTACAACCGAAACGTTAAGAAGTTCAAAGAGCTCAACAAATTCAGCACCATTCAGCACAACATTAGTGGCTGAAACGCCAAAAATATCCGAATCTGCTGTTGTAATTGAGACCATTTTATCTGCGATTACACCTTCGAAGATGAATGAAGTAAACAGAACCGACGAAATTCCCTCCATTACGCCATCCACGACCGGCGAAGAAATTGTTACAGAAATAtcag ttTCCACAAAAAAATCGTCAACTAAGACCGGATTAATAAGTGAACCTATGTTTTCATCAACGCCGCGTGATAAAGTAACAACGGTAAATTCAACAGTTGCCGTTGAAACATCAAGCGTCCATAAAAACAGTTTTCCAACCACTAACAAAGAAGCATCCTTCACTTCCATGGTATCTAACATGGAAAATATTACCCAACATTTCACCGTGCCTACTAATTTAAGCTCAACATCAACTGAAGCTTCAGTTGCAATAGGTGGAAGCACTTCCACCGAACCGTCAGTTTCAAAGGATCTTCAATCATCAAGTGGAACTAGATCAACAAGCGAAGCCACATTCACCCCAACGATAACTGATGAAGTAGAGCCGCTAATTTCAACAGATGTTGTTGAAACGTCAACCAATAATGAATTTAGTGTTTCGACTATCAATAACGAAACATCTTTAACTTCGACCCCACTAAATTTCACTGCACCCATCATTTTTACCTCATCATCACCTACAATCTCATCTACGATGCAAGAAAGTATTCCAACGgagaataaaattgtttcatcaCCTCCTACCAATTTGATTTCAACTGAATACAACTCGACCACGGAACGACTAAACGAGACGTCTTTGCTAATTACTAGTTCAATGCAGATTGCAGACAGCGCCACAGCCGAAACGTTAAGAATTTCAAAGAGGTCCACAATTTCAACACAATTCAGCATAACTCTAGAGGCTGAAACGCCAAAAATATTCGAATCTACTGTTGTAACTGAAACCATTTCATCTTCGATTACACCTTCGAAGATGAATGAAGTAAACAGTACCGACGCAATTCCCTCTATTGCGCCATCTACGACTGGCGAAGAAATTGTTACAGAAATAGAAG atttcacaaaaaattcGTCAAGCACGATTGGATTAACAAGTGAAACTAAGTTTTCATCAACGCCGCTTGATGAATCAACAGTTGCCGTTGAAACATCAAGCGTCCATGAGAATAGTTTTCCAACCATTATCAAAGAAGCATCCTCCACTTCCACGATTTACATAGTGGAAAATACTACTCAAAATTTCACCGTGCCCATTAATTTAAGCTCAATATCGAAGAAAACTTCAGTTCCAATAGACGAAAGCATTGTCACGGAACCGACAGTTTCGAATGATCTTACACCATTACAAGTTGGCTTGACGTTGACTGCTAATTCTGAACCTTCCAGTGTTAGCAGTGCCAGAGAAACATCAAACACACTTAAATTTAGCACAGTTGTTAGTTCAACCGAGATTGAAGAGAGCACTACCACCAGCAACACTTTAAGTTTAGATACTTCCACAGTTTTAACATCACTCGGCGAAACGTTAATGACGGAAAGATCAAATATATCCGAATTGACAATTTCAAACGATAGTATTTCACCATCTATTATTACGATAGACTTGGAGGAAGTAAACAGCACCAGCGAAACTCATCTAACTACGTTATCTTCTACTCGTCAAAGAACTGCTACAGAAACATCAAGTATGAACAATTCGAATGATGGTTTACCTGACATGTTAAGAACGACTGAATCGTTCCCCACAATTTTCTTGAAAGAATCATCAAGTGGATCCACATTATTCTCGATGATAACTGATGAAGTGGAACCGCTAGTTTCAACAATTGTAGCTGAAACGTCAACCATTAAAGAATATAGGGTTCCGATTATTAATAACGGAACAGCTACAATCTCATCTACGACGCAAGAAAACATTCCCACGGATTTGATTTCGACTGAATATATCTCGACTACGGAACAACCAAACGAGACGTCTTTGCTAGTTACTAGTTCAACTCAAATTGCAGACAGCGCCACAATCGAAATCTTAAGAAGTACAAACAAGTCCACAACTTCAGCACCATTCAGCACAACTCTAGTGGCTGAAACACCAAAAATATCCGAATCTGATGTTGTAACTGAAACCAATTCATCTTCGATCGCAGCGTCAGCGTTGACATCCACAATCGGATTAACAAGAGAACCTATATTTTCATTAGCGCCACTTGATAAAGTAACAACTGCAGAATCAACAGTAGTTGAGACATCAAGCGTCCATGAAAGTAATATTTCCACTACTAATAAcgaaacatattttatttcgaCGAGATCCACAGTGGAAAATATTGCTCTAAATTCCTCTACATCTATCATTTTTACTTCAGCTATAACAGATAAAAGCATTGTCACCGAAGCGCCGATTGTTAACGATGTTACAGATGAACAAGATACTACAGGAATCTCAATCACAGTGGAATCTGTTACACCAACAAAAACCGATTTGTCGTTGAGTTCTCAATCTGAAGTGAACAGCACTGCGTCAGAAATGTCGAAAACTGCTTTGTTAACTGAAACATCAAGCGTATCCGAATTTAGTATTTCAAGCGATGTGATCTCATCGTTGGTTACTGCTTCAACGTCGCCCGAAGAAAGCAGTGCTGAGGAAACCATTTTTTCGCCTAAGTTAACCGAAGAAGTGAAGACTGTAGAATCAATAACTattacaaataaatctaccTCTTCAAGTGACTTGATTACCAGAACGTCGACGTTCATAAGTGAAACTTCCAACACAAATACAGATGTTACAACGAAAATGTCAAATACACCTCCAAATAATCAAG ATAAAATCGCTTCTTTACAGCGAGCCACGAAGACCACGATCGACGGAAGCACCAATGTCGTTTCAAACACCTTTCATGAAAATGGTTCAGTTGTTAGTGAACCTACTCAAGTGTCACCACCTGTTTTTCAGTGTCCAGGCGTTGGACAATACCCTGATTTATCGGACTGCCGAAAATTCCATTTGTGTAAAAATATCATTTCGGTGGTGATCGACGTCAAAAAGATGTGTCCGAAGGGAAGCTTGTACGATCCACAAAAAAAGCAGTGCACAACAAGACAAGTGCAGTGTGCTTGTAAACATATTTTAAGCTGTGACAAGGCAGGAACATTTGAGCATCCAAATGACTGCAACAAATATTATACATGTGTTTGGTCAAGCAAACAAGATAGATACACAGCAAAGGAATATCGCTGTCCTTCCAGGCATAAATTCAATATAAAAAGGAAATTATGTGTGCCATCTAAAACCTGTGGTTCACCGAAAACCACAAATTCAATTGTACCATCGAATTCAGTTGGCGATATTATTtctaacatttttggtttggTAAGTTCGCAAGGGGCAATTAGTCAAAACAAGCAAAAAAACTTTTTCGCAATTTTAAATAACGTTGCTATTAATATAATAAGCAATTCCTCTGTACTGGCTGCTCCGTGTACGCGAGACTGTCGAGATAAAAATTCCGCATCCCTTGCATTTAAATGTCCAGATATTGGTAAACATCCTGATTCGTCAGACTGTGGTAAATTCTACCTGTGTAAAAATTCTCCGTCTGGAATGATAGATGTCAAACGATCTTGTCGAAATGGAACCTTCTACGATGCATATAAGAGGAAATGCACAACCACCCGGATCCAATGTCCTTGGAGGGACCAGTTAATTTGTAACGAGGAAGGTACATTTGCGCATCCGACAAAATGTAACGAGTATTATAAATGCGTCAGGAGCGGAAGCAATGGATATCAACCTAAGCAATATCGATGTCCCTCGAGTTACAAATTCAGCGACAAAGCAAAACTATGTTTGCTCTCAAAGACTTGTCAGTCTTTACCGAAAATATTTACTTCAACAAACCCCACGAACGAAGTGTTGGGTTCAAGTGAAATTTCGTCAGAATATGTACCAATTTGA